A stretch of Carboxydothermus pertinax DNA encodes these proteins:
- a CDS encoding tail protein X, translated as MREYITVQGDTWDIIALKVYGSEMYMTKLIEANPEHRETVFFSANVKLKVPEIETPIPTTLPPWKRGEE; from the coding sequence ATGCGTGAGTATATAACCGTTCAGGGTGATACATGGGATATTATTGCTCTAAAAGTTTATGGCAGCGAAATGTATATGACAAAACTTATAGAAGCCAATCCAGAACACCGGGAAACGGTGTTTTTTAGTGCCAATGTAAAACTTAAAGTTCCTGAGATAGAAACTCCTATACCGACAACTCTTCCGCCCTGGAAGCGTGGTGAAGAATAA
- a CDS encoding phage late control D family protein encodes MAESRRAKLYLKYNKKDISADLAPYLLGFSYTDYASGKADDLQITLEDKAGIWNSSWMPEKGATLSASLIAQHWEKEGTMKKLPLGTFEVDEIECSGPPNVVTIKAVSVPVSSSLRGEDKTKAWEKTRLSVIAKDIAKNAGLKLLYDTNYNPTYDRIEQTAESDLSFLLRLCEDAGLALKITNKQIVIFDESKYEKMVPIITITRGKSPVISYYGVSATREVYSAARVEYEGRNKKVIKYTYRPPNRPKTGKTLIINERVSSLAEAINLAKMRLRQQNKEEVKFSLTMLGDIRLVAGVTVMIKGWGKFDGKYFVETAEHSGPGYTIRLELRRVLEW; translated from the coding sequence ATGGCTGAATCCAGGCGGGCTAAGCTTTATTTAAAATACAACAAAAAAGATATTTCCGCAGATCTTGCCCCTTATTTGCTGGGTTTTTCATATACCGATTATGCCAGCGGAAAGGCTGATGACCTGCAAATAACCCTAGAAGATAAGGCGGGAATATGGAATTCATCCTGGATGCCGGAGAAGGGGGCTACTCTTTCGGCGTCCTTAATTGCGCAACATTGGGAGAAAGAAGGAACGATGAAGAAACTTCCCTTAGGCACGTTTGAGGTAGACGAAATAGAATGTTCTGGGCCTCCTAATGTTGTTACAATCAAGGCGGTTTCCGTGCCAGTATCTTCTTCGCTGAGAGGAGAAGATAAAACTAAAGCATGGGAAAAGACCAGGTTATCTGTAATAGCCAAAGATATTGCTAAAAATGCTGGTTTAAAGCTATTGTACGATACGAATTACAATCCGACTTATGACCGCATTGAACAGACCGCCGAATCAGACCTTTCTTTTTTACTTCGGCTATGCGAAGACGCTGGCTTAGCCCTGAAAATTACTAACAAACAAATCGTAATTTTTGACGAAAGTAAGTATGAAAAAATGGTTCCAATTATTACTATTACTCGGGGCAAATCACCGGTTATTTCATATTACGGAGTATCGGCAACTCGTGAAGTTTACTCGGCGGCCCGGGTGGAATATGAAGGTCGCAATAAAAAAGTTATCAAATATACTTATAGACCACCAAATCGCCCTAAAACCGGGAAAACGCTTATTATTAATGAAAGGGTTTCAAGCTTAGCTGAAGCGATAAATTTGGCAAAAATGCGACTTAGACAACAGAACAAGGAAGAAGTAAAGTTCAGCCTTACTATGCTTGGTGATATTCGGCTGGTTGCTGGAGTCACGGTGATGATAAAAGGCTGGGGTAAATTTGACGGTAAATATTTCGTAGAGACGGCAGAGCACAGCGGCCCTGGCTATACGATACGGCTGGAACTTCGCCGTGTATTGGAGTGGTAG
- a CDS encoding phage baseplate assembly protein V — protein MENILKSLIKIGRVSSVNPNTATARVLFEAQGLVSHDLPVLQRQTLRNKDYWLPDVGEYVVCIFLPTGNADGFILGSIYSDDDQLPASSKDKRVILFEDGTKLEYDRASHTLTINAVGPINIVASGNINVTGDVIADGISLKNHVHPENDLGGPTGPPL, from the coding sequence ATGGAAAATATCTTGAAGAGTCTTATCAAAATTGGACGTGTATCCTCTGTAAACCCAAATACAGCAACTGCCAGGGTATTATTTGAGGCACAGGGCCTTGTTTCCCATGACTTACCCGTCCTTCAGCGTCAAACATTGAGGAATAAAGATTACTGGCTTCCGGATGTAGGAGAATATGTAGTTTGCATTTTTTTACCAACCGGAAATGCTGATGGGTTTATTCTCGGTTCCATATATTCTGACGATGACCAGCTACCCGCAAGCAGCAAAGATAAAAGGGTTATTCTATTTGAGGACGGGACGAAATTAGAATATGACCGGGCGTCGCATACATTAACCATTAATGCTGTAGGTCCAATTAATATTGTTGCTTCCGGTAATATCAACGTTACTGGGGACGTTATTGCCGATGGGATTTCCCTTAAAAACCATGTTCATCCGGAAAATGATTTGGGTGGCCCAACCGGTCCGCCGCTGTAG
- a CDS encoding phage tail protein yields MIGALGDVVFVVSDKTIRTFDDFERSAEGRWAKHDIHLAKPKLEFLGPELETISFSMRFDVSYGINPRKERDRLAKLARSGKAVPLVIGGKKLGDKLWVVKSVKEKWNNVDNRGNVLVSVIEVELEEYV; encoded by the coding sequence ATGATAGGAGCTTTAGGTGATGTGGTATTTGTTGTGTCGGATAAGACAATCCGTACATTTGACGATTTTGAACGCAGTGCAGAGGGCCGGTGGGCTAAGCATGACATACACCTTGCAAAGCCGAAATTGGAGTTTTTGGGGCCAGAGCTTGAAACAATCAGCTTTTCTATGCGTTTTGACGTGTCCTATGGAATTAATCCCAGAAAAGAACGGGATAGATTGGCTAAACTGGCACGGTCCGGGAAGGCAGTACCCCTGGTGATCGGCGGCAAAAAGTTAGGTGATAAACTATGGGTCGTTAAATCAGTAAAAGAGAAATGGAATAATGTGGATAATCGGGGCAATGTTCTTGTTAGTGTTATCGAAGTTGAACTGGAAGAGTATGTTTAA
- a CDS encoding GPW/gp25 family protein, which yields MAGAGEIDFAPSSKIAEILQNVRTIISTPKYSVPLNREFGVTISWLDDPLPVAQARLMNEIITAVLEWEPRVSVTQVIFDGDPQEGVLRPKVRVRLVE from the coding sequence GTGGCTGGAGCTGGAGAAATTGATTTTGCTCCGTCTTCTAAAATTGCAGAAATCTTACAAAATGTACGGACCATAATCAGCACTCCTAAGTATTCTGTACCTCTAAATCGGGAATTTGGTGTTACAATTAGCTGGCTGGATGATCCTCTGCCGGTGGCCCAGGCAAGATTAATGAATGAAATCATCACAGCAGTCCTAGAGTGGGAGCCACGGGTTAGTGTGACCCAGGTAATCTTTGACGGTGACCCCCAAGAAGGTGTTCTCCGACCGAAAGTGAGGGTGAGGTTAGTTGAGTAG
- a CDS encoding baseplate assembly protein yields MSSLKNLPEIEFVSTDVTQIEENIITVYEGVSGRKLAPGDPVRLFLQAIAAIIAQQRVLINYAAKQNLLAYAEGVYLDHIGARVRTERLPAKAAQTTLRFTLSSPQPQAVVIPAGTRATPDGQIFFATVEETTVPAGTTQIDVLAECTTPGTVGNGWLVGQINKLIDPLPWIQKVENITSSSGGVDEEDDENYRERIRVAPESFSVAGPEDGYRFWAKSAHQSIVDVSVTSPAPGQVEIRPLLENGEIPSQEILDAVSAICNDKKIRPLTDQVLVIAPEVVTYNVELTYYVAQENATLVTSIQEAVTKAVNDYVIWQKSRLGRDVNPSELIARVMAAGAKRVEVISPVFTQIAPTQVAIAGTVSVQYGGLEDD; encoded by the coding sequence TTGAGTAGCTTAAAAAATCTACCCGAAATTGAATTTGTTTCAACCGACGTAACTCAAATTGAGGAGAATATTATAACTGTTTACGAAGGTGTATCTGGACGTAAGCTGGCTCCTGGTGACCCTGTAAGATTATTTTTGCAAGCAATTGCGGCCATTATTGCGCAGCAGAGGGTCTTAATTAATTATGCAGCAAAACAAAATCTCCTGGCATACGCAGAAGGGGTTTATCTGGACCACATCGGAGCACGGGTAAGAACTGAAAGACTGCCGGCAAAAGCAGCACAAACCACGTTGCGCTTTACTTTATCCTCACCGCAACCACAAGCTGTCGTTATCCCTGCCGGTACCAGGGCAACGCCAGATGGTCAAATATTTTTTGCCACAGTGGAAGAGACGACAGTGCCAGCCGGGACAACCCAAATTGATGTGTTGGCGGAATGCACTACGCCAGGAACTGTAGGCAACGGTTGGCTGGTCGGGCAAATCAATAAACTTATTGACCCTCTGCCGTGGATTCAAAAGGTAGAAAATATAACTTCCAGTTCTGGAGGGGTAGATGAAGAGGATGATGAAAATTATCGCGAGCGAATAAGGGTCGCGCCTGAAAGCTTTTCTGTGGCTGGGCCTGAAGATGGTTATAGATTTTGGGCTAAATCTGCCCACCAATCTATTGTCGATGTTTCTGTAACTTCGCCGGCACCCGGTCAGGTGGAAATTCGTCCTTTATTAGAAAATGGCGAAATTCCGAGCCAAGAAATATTAGATGCCGTTTCTGCAATTTGCAATGATAAGAAAATAAGGCCTCTTACTGACCAAGTATTGGTTATAGCCCCGGAAGTGGTCACTTATAACGTGGAACTAACCTACTATGTAGCTCAAGAAAATGCAACCTTAGTGACCAGCATACAAGAAGCTGTAACAAAAGCAGTAAACGACTATGTAATATGGCAGAAGTCGCGGTTAGGCCGGGACGTTAACCCTTCCGAATTGATTGCCAGGGTAATGGCTGCTGGCGCCAAAAGAGTAGAAGTTATATCGCCAGTATTTACCCAGATTGCCCCTACCCAGGTAGCAATAGCTGGTACTGTTTCTGTACAATA